In a single window of the Streptomyces sp. HUAS ZL42 genome:
- the urtE gene encoding urea ABC transporter ATP-binding subunit UrtE: protein MLEINNVRAGYDRTTVLHDVTVAVPEDGVAAVLGHNGAGKSTLLRAAMGLLRPTDGSVLLDGEDISRLAPHQRVARGMAYVPQGQQSFPHLTTAENLQLVADGRRDGQEAVAEALDLFPVLRELSGRRAGLLSGGQRQQLAIARALVTRPRLLLLDEPTEGIQPSVVAEIEETILALARRGGLSVLLVEQHVAFAARAAQHYYVLEAGRVTSSGEGGTGAEQTVRAALSV from the coding sequence GTGCTTGAGATCAACAACGTCCGGGCGGGCTACGACCGCACCACCGTGCTGCACGACGTGACCGTCGCGGTACCCGAGGACGGTGTCGCGGCCGTCCTCGGCCACAACGGCGCAGGCAAGAGCACCCTCCTGCGCGCGGCCATGGGACTGCTCAGGCCCACCGACGGGTCCGTCCTGCTGGACGGCGAGGACATCTCCCGCCTCGCCCCGCACCAGCGGGTCGCCCGCGGGATGGCGTACGTGCCACAGGGCCAGCAGTCCTTCCCGCACCTCACCACCGCCGAGAACCTCCAACTCGTCGCCGACGGCCGCCGCGACGGCCAGGAAGCCGTCGCCGAGGCACTGGACCTCTTCCCCGTTCTGCGCGAGCTGTCCGGCCGCCGCGCCGGCCTGCTCTCCGGTGGCCAGCGCCAGCAACTCGCCATCGCCCGCGCCCTGGTCACCCGGCCACGGCTGCTCCTGCTCGACGAACCGACCGAGGGCATCCAGCCGTCCGTCGTCGCGGAGATCGAGGAGACGATCCTGGCCCTCGCCCGACGCGGTGGACTCTCCGTCCTCCTCGTCGAACAGCACGTCGCCTTCGCCGCGCGGGCCGCGCAGCACTACTACGTCCTGGAGGCGGGCCGGGTGACCTCCTCCGGCGAGGGCGGAACGGGAGCCGAACAGACGGTACGGGCGGCGCTCAGCGTGTGA
- the urtB gene encoding urea ABC transporter permease subunit UrtB, whose product MTVILNQSFTGISIGAVLLLIALGLTLTFGQMGVINMAHGEFIMAGAYTTYVLQKSISSAGVSLLVALPVAFVVAGAMGALLEWLLIRRLYTRPLDTLLVTWGVSLMLQQLARDIFGAPNVQTHAPDLLTGNISPGGGITLANSRLFILGLALLCVLALTLILRLTPLGRRIRAVVQNRDLAEVSGIATGQVDRMTFFIGSGLAGVAGVGLTLVGPIGPTMGTNYIVDAFLVVVVGGIGQLKGSVITAFALGVLQSVLEYSTTVSVAKVIVLVAIVAFLQWRPQGLYTLRTRSLA is encoded by the coding sequence ATGACGGTCATCCTCAACCAGTCCTTCACCGGCATCAGCATCGGTGCCGTCCTCCTGCTCATCGCGCTCGGCCTCACCCTGACCTTCGGTCAGATGGGCGTGATCAACATGGCGCACGGCGAGTTCATCATGGCCGGTGCCTACACGACGTACGTCCTGCAGAAGTCCATCAGCAGCGCCGGGGTCTCGCTGCTCGTCGCCCTGCCGGTGGCCTTCGTCGTCGCCGGAGCCATGGGGGCCCTCCTGGAGTGGCTGCTCATCCGGCGCCTGTACACGCGCCCGCTGGACACCCTGCTGGTCACGTGGGGCGTCTCCCTGATGCTCCAGCAGCTGGCCCGTGACATCTTCGGCGCCCCCAACGTGCAGACCCACGCCCCGGACCTGCTCACCGGCAACATCTCGCCGGGCGGCGGCATCACCCTCGCCAACAGCCGGCTGTTCATCCTCGGCCTCGCCCTGCTCTGCGTCCTCGCCCTCACACTCATCCTGCGGCTCACCCCGTTGGGACGCCGCATCCGGGCCGTCGTACAGAACCGGGACCTCGCCGAGGTGTCAGGCATCGCCACCGGCCAGGTCGACCGGATGACCTTCTTCATCGGCTCCGGCCTGGCGGGCGTCGCGGGCGTCGGGCTCACCCTGGTCGGCCCGATCGGCCCGACGATGGGCACCAACTACATCGTGGACGCCTTCCTGGTCGTCGTCGTGGGCGGCATCGGGCAGCTCAAGGGCAGCGTGATCACCGCCTTCGCACTCGGTGTGCTCCAGTCCGTCCTCGAGTACTCCACGACCGTCAGCGTCGCGAAGGTCATCGTGCTCGTGGCGATCGTCGCCTTCCTCCAGTGGCGACCCCAGGGCCTGTACACACTGCGCACCCGGAGCCTGGCATGA
- the urtC gene encoding urea ABC transporter permease subunit UrtC, with product MTTTTPTAVTPASVPLSERLRAPMGFALGAVLLFGVAPLVLSDFRLSLLAKYLCYAIVAVGVSLAWGRGGLMVLGQGVFFGLGGYAMAMHLKLADAAANGEKLPDFMQLYGTGDALPWWWKPFADPAFALAMTVLLPMAVAALLGFLVFRRRVKGAYFAILSQALAAALSIWLIGQQATTGGTNGLTDIQGFFGYSLDDPVNQRTVYFIIAAVLLLLMAGARQLFVSRYGELLIAVRDSEERVRFLGYDPANVKIVAYVIAAGMAGLAGALFVPAVGIISPALIGIVPSIGFVIGAAVGGRASLVGAVLGAIAVAWAQSTLSDAFPAAWTYLQGLLFVVAVGFLPGGLASLGALSRRRTRNRTTGETA from the coding sequence ATGACGACAACGACCCCTACCGCTGTGACCCCGGCGTCCGTCCCGCTGTCGGAACGCTTGCGTGCGCCTATGGGGTTCGCCCTCGGAGCCGTCCTCCTCTTCGGCGTCGCCCCGCTCGTCCTCTCCGACTTCCGTCTCTCCCTGCTCGCCAAGTACCTGTGCTACGCGATCGTCGCCGTCGGCGTAAGCCTCGCCTGGGGCCGGGGCGGACTCATGGTGCTGGGCCAGGGCGTCTTCTTCGGCCTCGGCGGCTACGCCATGGCCATGCACCTCAAGCTCGCCGATGCCGCCGCGAACGGCGAGAAGCTGCCCGACTTCATGCAGTTGTACGGCACGGGCGACGCGCTGCCCTGGTGGTGGAAGCCCTTCGCCGACCCGGCCTTCGCGCTTGCCATGACCGTACTGCTGCCCATGGCGGTCGCCGCACTGCTCGGCTTCCTTGTCTTCCGACGCCGGGTGAAGGGTGCCTACTTCGCCATCCTGAGCCAGGCTCTGGCCGCCGCCCTGTCCATCTGGCTGATCGGCCAGCAGGCCACCACCGGCGGCACCAACGGCCTCACCGACATCCAGGGCTTCTTCGGCTACTCGCTCGACGACCCGGTCAACCAGCGGACGGTGTACTTCATCATCGCCGCCGTACTCCTGCTGCTGATGGCAGGCGCCCGCCAGCTGTTCGTCAGCCGCTACGGCGAACTGCTCATCGCGGTACGGGACTCCGAGGAGCGGGTGCGCTTCCTCGGCTACGACCCGGCCAACGTCAAGATCGTGGCGTATGTGATCGCGGCGGGGATGGCGGGGCTGGCCGGCGCCCTCTTCGTCCCGGCGGTCGGGATCATCTCGCCTGCGCTGATCGGGATCGTGCCGTCCATCGGCTTCGTCATCGGCGCGGCGGTCGGCGGCCGGGCCTCGCTGGTGGGCGCGGTGCTCGGCGCGATCGCCGTGGCCTGGGCGCAGAGCACGCTGTCGGACGCCTTCCCTGCCGCGTGGACCTACCTCCAAGGCCTGTTGTTCGTCGTGGCGGTCGGCTTCCTGCCCGGCGGCCTGGCGTCCCTCGGCGCCTTGAGCAGGCGTCGCACCCGTAACCGTACGACTGGAGAGACAGCATGA
- the urtD gene encoding urea ABC transporter ATP-binding protein UrtD: MSGEGLTVRDLRVTFDGFIAVDGVDLDIGPGDLRFLIGPNGAGKTTLVDAVTGLVKATGSVLFGGEELLGKPVHRIARMGIGRTFQTATVFEELTVLQNLDIAAGAGRGPLTLIRRRKGVPEPVTKALETTGLTDLRDRPAGVLAHGQKQWLEIGMLLVQDVRLLLLDEPVAGMSHDEREATGELLQRVSAEHTVVVIEHDMDFMRSFARSVTVLHAGRVLSEGSVAEVQADTKVQEVYLGRASEPEPAAVPVTEEA, encoded by the coding sequence ATGAGCGGCGAGGGACTGACCGTCCGCGATCTGCGCGTGACGTTCGACGGGTTCATCGCCGTCGACGGCGTCGACCTCGACATCGGCCCAGGCGACCTGCGCTTCCTCATCGGCCCCAACGGCGCGGGCAAGACCACCCTGGTCGACGCGGTCACCGGCCTGGTGAAGGCCACCGGATCGGTCCTCTTCGGAGGAGAGGAACTCCTGGGCAAGCCCGTGCACCGCATCGCCCGCATGGGCATCGGCCGCACCTTCCAGACCGCAACCGTGTTCGAGGAGCTGACCGTCCTGCAGAACCTCGACATCGCGGCGGGCGCGGGCCGAGGGCCGCTCACCCTGATCCGCCGCCGCAAGGGCGTACCGGAGCCGGTCACGAAAGCGCTGGAGACCACCGGCCTGACCGACCTGCGCGACCGCCCCGCCGGGGTGCTGGCCCACGGGCAGAAACAGTGGCTGGAGATCGGAATGCTGCTCGTCCAGGACGTGAGGCTGCTGCTGCTCGACGAACCCGTCGCCGGTATGAGCCACGACGAACGCGAGGCAACCGGCGAGCTGTTGCAGCGCGTCAGCGCGGAGCACACGGTCGTCGTCATCGAACACGACATGGACTTCATGCGCTCCTTCGCCCGCAGCGTCACCGTCCTGCACGCCGGCCGGGTCCTCAGCGAGGGCTCGGTCGCCGAGGTCCAGGCAGACACCAAGGTCCAAGAGGTCTACCTCGGGCGCGCCTCCGAACCCGAGCCCGCTGCCGTACCCGTCACCGAGGAGGCGTGA